In a genomic window of Akkermansia massiliensis:
- the pheA gene encoding prephenate dehydratase: protein MENTQHGDSASPANPPRQQKSGNTDEQTIALTKARLAIDEVDARIVELLKNRAEWVHEVGRIKKEGNSPIFVPERETALLSKLNRLNAGVLPEASLQAIYREIISCSFFLEGGLTIAYLGPKGTWSHQAALKQFGKSCELIPCQSFKDVFDMVDRGKAQYGVVPVENSSEGSVTAVMDLFVTSPLKICAQINLNIRNSLMADIPREHIRILYSHPQVLGQTRNWILRHFPNAELVETSSTTKASILAKENASMGAASLGCPLAAELFGLNILEEDAQDQACNTTRFAVIGRQETQPSGRDRTSLLIRIQHKPGTLAEVINCFQRHNNNLIRIESRPSKVINWEYVFYIDAVGHIQESPLRETLPELEQHCSMLKILGSYADTDVI from the coding sequence ATGGAGAACACTCAACACGGGGATTCCGCCTCCCCGGCCAATCCCCCCCGGCAGCAGAAAAGCGGAAACACGGATGAACAGACCATCGCCCTGACGAAGGCGCGTCTGGCCATTGACGAGGTGGACGCCCGGATTGTGGAGCTGCTTAAGAACCGCGCCGAATGGGTGCATGAAGTCGGCCGCATTAAAAAGGAGGGGAATTCCCCCATCTTCGTTCCCGAACGCGAAACGGCCCTGCTCAGCAAGCTGAACCGCCTGAACGCGGGCGTGCTGCCGGAGGCCTCCCTCCAGGCCATTTACCGTGAAATCATCTCCTGCTCCTTCTTCCTGGAAGGGGGGCTTACCATTGCCTACCTGGGCCCCAAGGGCACATGGAGCCACCAGGCGGCCCTCAAGCAGTTCGGTAAAAGCTGCGAACTTATCCCGTGCCAGAGCTTCAAGGACGTGTTTGACATGGTGGACCGCGGGAAGGCCCAGTACGGCGTGGTGCCCGTGGAAAACTCCTCGGAAGGCTCCGTGACCGCCGTGATGGACCTCTTCGTCACCTCTCCCCTCAAAATCTGCGCCCAGATCAATCTGAACATCCGCAACAGCCTGATGGCGGACATCCCGCGGGAACACATCCGCATCCTGTATTCCCATCCGCAGGTTCTCGGCCAGACGCGGAACTGGATTCTGCGGCACTTCCCGAACGCGGAGCTCGTGGAAACCTCCTCCACCACGAAGGCCAGCATCCTTGCCAAGGAGAACGCCTCCATGGGCGCGGCGTCCCTGGGCTGCCCGCTGGCCGCGGAACTGTTCGGCCTGAACATTCTGGAAGAAGACGCGCAGGACCAGGCCTGCAACACCACCCGTTTTGCCGTCATCGGCCGCCAGGAAACGCAGCCCAGCGGCAGGGACCGCACATCCCTGCTCATCCGCATCCAGCACAAGCCCGGCACCCTGGCGGAAGTCATCAACTGCTTCCAGCGGCACAACAACAACCTGATCCGCATTGAATCCCGCCCCTCCAAGGTCATCAACTGGGAGTACGTCTTTTACATAGACGCCGTAGGCCACATTCAGGAATCCCCCCTACGGGAAACCCTCCCGGAGCTGGAACAGCACTGCTCCATGCTGAAAATCCTGGGCAGTTACGCGGATACGGACGTCATTTGA
- a CDS encoding DUF4340 domain-containing protein: MRTFRFILLILVTLAAIGAAVLLTIDGNLSRIIGRTAFSSGERLFPYTREEMNEVSWMRINCMGDVAEFRRKPNGVWWCEKPWDDRMDPRAAAAILQYTYSTSIVDALPLHKIDSASLKEFGVKTTPVTITLKEMSDDGKRSSTVARYTLGSLAPWLVDDPENKTTDDTTYMQTDFYGRDTRILVGTGNILPLFKSGIRQLRDHRPLLLHPAMPASIEINNRGQRIALERKTPGSPWKITYPLSLDTDPAMMDVLLGTLQKLTAVRVYNPEETSVPDMTDDQITSVSIRNFTGRPTEDGKSLQTEEQPVTLRIYPPSDNGSLSELVKATVSDRKAVFELAQTTETNKEVPGVRNIPLDLGLLRSKQLTDIGDYKITGLSIRKSFQDYPTIARFIQGDEKKGIKPTWLYTAEGSRYQEANPEHLVSLLKTVKLGKVAGFASDKATDLSVYGLDNPRMTLTMSLLPKPGEEPRPPVTVFFSKGTDGSWYARQAGKPTVVMLDSAYMKDLLTDALAWKKKMLFSFSRFDLKEMHLERIGSGGPLILKFDRLDDSWTAAKDGKDETLNINPNRANRYLDELEKMEVSTWLPYTDATAHEALKNPVFRLKLILQVYKEAAPVQSQAGPSDITFAPEPETEEKVITLEIAPAGEAGYSRFYYGRVNTSPNYFILNMDAVRLLGASLSEDN, translated from the coding sequence ATGCGCACATTCCGCTTCATCCTTCTTATCCTCGTCACCCTCGCCGCCATCGGCGCGGCGGTGCTCCTGACCATTGACGGCAACCTGTCCCGCATCATCGGGCGCACCGCCTTCAGTTCCGGAGAACGGCTTTTCCCCTATACCCGGGAGGAGATGAACGAGGTTTCCTGGATGCGCATCAATTGCATGGGGGACGTTGCGGAGTTCCGCCGCAAGCCCAACGGCGTCTGGTGGTGCGAGAAGCCGTGGGACGACCGCATGGACCCGCGCGCGGCGGCGGCCATCCTCCAGTACACATATTCCACCAGCATCGTGGACGCGCTGCCCCTGCACAAGATTGATTCCGCCTCCCTGAAGGAGTTCGGCGTGAAGACGACGCCCGTCACCATCACCCTGAAGGAGATGAGCGACGACGGCAAGCGCTCCTCCACCGTGGCCCGCTACACGCTGGGGTCCCTCGCTCCCTGGCTGGTGGACGATCCGGAGAACAAGACCACGGACGATACCACCTACATGCAGACGGATTTCTACGGGCGGGACACCCGCATCCTGGTGGGCACCGGCAATATCCTGCCCCTGTTCAAGTCCGGCATCCGCCAGCTCCGGGACCACCGCCCCCTGCTCCTGCATCCGGCCATGCCCGCCTCCATTGAAATCAACAACCGAGGCCAGCGCATCGCCCTGGAGCGCAAGACTCCCGGCAGCCCCTGGAAAATCACGTACCCCCTTTCCCTGGATACGGACCCGGCCATGATGGACGTGCTGCTGGGCACGCTCCAGAAGCTGACCGCCGTGCGCGTGTATAATCCGGAGGAAACCAGCGTGCCGGACATGACGGACGACCAGATCACCTCCGTCTCCATCAGGAATTTCACAGGCCGCCCCACGGAGGACGGCAAATCCCTGCAAACGGAGGAACAGCCCGTTACGCTCCGCATTTACCCCCCTTCCGACAACGGAAGCCTGTCCGAACTGGTGAAGGCCACCGTTTCTGACCGCAAGGCCGTCTTTGAACTGGCGCAGACGACGGAGACCAACAAGGAGGTGCCCGGCGTGCGCAACATTCCGCTGGACCTGGGCCTTCTGCGCTCCAAGCAGTTGACGGACATCGGGGATTACAAGATCACCGGGCTTTCCATCCGCAAGAGTTTTCAGGATTACCCCACCATCGCCCGCTTTATTCAGGGTGATGAGAAAAAGGGCATCAAGCCCACCTGGCTGTACACGGCGGAAGGCTCCCGCTACCAGGAGGCCAATCCGGAGCATCTCGTTTCCCTGCTGAAAACCGTCAAGCTGGGGAAGGTGGCCGGCTTCGCCTCTGACAAGGCTACGGACCTTTCCGTGTACGGGCTGGACAATCCCAGGATGACGCTCACCATGTCCCTGCTGCCCAAGCCCGGTGAAGAACCGCGCCCCCCCGTGACGGTGTTTTTCTCCAAGGGAACGGACGGTTCCTGGTACGCCCGCCAGGCCGGCAAGCCCACCGTCGTCATGCTGGACAGCGCCTACATGAAGGACCTGCTGACGGACGCCCTGGCCTGGAAGAAAAAGATGCTTTTCTCTTTCAGCAGGTTCGACCTCAAGGAAATGCATCTGGAACGCATCGGCTCCGGCGGTCCCCTGATCCTGAAATTCGACCGTCTGGACGATTCCTGGACCGCTGCCAAGGATGGGAAGGATGAAACCCTGAACATCAATCCGAACCGCGCCAACCGCTATCTGGACGAGCTGGAAAAGATGGAGGTGAGCACCTGGCTGCCCTATACGGACGCCACGGCGCACGAGGCCCTGAAGAACCCCGTTTTCCGCCTGAAACTCATCCTCCAGGTTTACAAGGAGGCGGCCCCCGTGCAGTCCCAGGCCGGCCCCAGCGACATCACCTTCGCCCCGGAACCGGAGACGGAGGAAAAAGTCATCACGCTGGAAATCGCTCCGGCAGGAGAGGCCGGATACAGCAGGTTTTATTACGGCAGGGTGAATACATCCCCCAACTACTTTATCCTGAACATGGACGCCGTGCGCCTGCTCGGCGCCAGCCTCTCGGAAGACAACTGA
- a CDS encoding DUF7088 domain-containing protein, whose amino-acid sequence MSEAPDNPAAATESPPPARKVSPWMTWIKLFLLFLIVVCLNYVGCHEYYRRDLTEDQRYEISQQSINMLKSPEIQNRKTPVKITFAFLRTTQNYTRMRSLLEEYERYSNGKVKVEYVDPLRQPNKAREIANIYGIEFKKNLVIIDAREDTEKALKTFEGTQVDAAHVRILPGDAFVVYAPSPDGKSMKAVALQIEDMMTAGIYGAANGEPRKMYIAADKSNFNEALSNSQEESIFTTLGKICRSVNLQLVPIRMSGLKEIPEDAAGFMIIGSKYDLSPQEAEVLQRYWARPNAAILVMLEPQQDTPKQLYRFLREQGLRPQNDRVMLRNRGNRSVFEINAIFAPSLNCTREFWNSSTGLEGESISLILDSDNAAMEQKRITPYPLLVTTEDYYGETKYNQFPAQFDAREDNPGPLMIGAALIRGNAGDVNQNKTTGRLVLLGNTDLLQPRQIKPEQRDFMRTLVGWMTDREELRGLGSRHDLTVKLNLDRNALGILELLTNIGLPLLALLIALIIWNTRRH is encoded by the coding sequence ATGAGCGAAGCACCAGACAACCCCGCCGCGGCCACGGAATCCCCCCCTCCCGCCCGCAAGGTCAGCCCCTGGATGACCTGGATCAAGCTTTTCCTGCTGTTCCTCATCGTCGTATGCCTGAATTACGTGGGCTGCCACGAATATTACCGCCGGGACCTGACGGAAGACCAGCGTTATGAGATTTCCCAGCAGAGCATCAACATGCTGAAATCTCCGGAAATCCAGAACCGCAAGACGCCCGTCAAGATCACGTTCGCCTTCCTGCGCACCACGCAGAATTACACCCGCATGCGCTCCCTGCTTGAGGAGTACGAACGTTATTCCAACGGGAAGGTGAAGGTGGAGTACGTGGACCCCCTCCGCCAGCCGAACAAGGCCCGGGAGATTGCGAACATTTACGGGATTGAATTCAAGAAGAACCTGGTCATCATCGATGCCCGGGAAGACACGGAAAAAGCGCTCAAGACGTTTGAAGGCACCCAGGTGGACGCCGCCCACGTGCGCATCCTGCCCGGAGACGCCTTCGTGGTGTACGCCCCCAGCCCGGACGGCAAGAGCATGAAGGCGGTGGCCCTCCAGATTGAAGACATGATGACCGCCGGCATTTACGGGGCGGCCAATGGAGAACCCCGCAAGATGTATATTGCGGCGGACAAGAGCAATTTCAACGAGGCGCTGAGCAACAGCCAGGAGGAAAGCATTTTCACCACGCTGGGGAAAATCTGCCGTTCCGTCAACCTTCAGCTCGTTCCCATCCGCATGAGCGGCTTGAAGGAGATTCCGGAAGACGCTGCGGGGTTCATGATCATCGGCTCCAAGTACGACCTGTCCCCGCAGGAGGCGGAAGTGCTCCAGCGGTACTGGGCGCGCCCGAACGCCGCCATCCTGGTCATGCTAGAACCCCAGCAGGATACGCCCAAACAGCTTTATCGGTTCCTCCGTGAACAGGGCCTGCGCCCACAGAATGACCGCGTGATGCTCCGCAACAGGGGCAACCGCTCCGTTTTCGAGATTAACGCCATTTTCGCGCCCTCCCTGAACTGCACGCGCGAATTCTGGAATTCCAGCACCGGGCTGGAAGGGGAGAGCATTTCCCTCATCCTGGATTCCGACAACGCGGCCATGGAGCAGAAGCGCATCACGCCATACCCCCTGCTGGTGACTACGGAGGATTATTACGGGGAAACCAAGTACAACCAGTTCCCGGCCCAGTTTGACGCGCGGGAAGACAACCCGGGGCCCCTGATGATCGGCGCGGCCCTCATCCGCGGGAACGCCGGGGACGTAAACCAGAACAAGACCACCGGACGCCTGGTGCTGCTGGGGAATACGGACCTGCTCCAGCCCAGGCAAATCAAGCCGGAACAGCGGGACTTCATGCGCACGCTGGTTGGCTGGATGACGGACCGTGAAGAACTGCGCGGCCTCGGCTCCCGCCATGACCTGACCGTGAAGCTGAACCTGGACCGCAACGCCCTGGGCATTCTGGAACTCCTGACAAACATCGGCCTTCCCCTGCTGGCGCTTCTGATTGCCCTGATTATCTGGAACACGCGCCGCCATTAA
- a CDS encoding TlpA family protein disulfide reductase, with amino-acid sequence MKKSIKLCSVALMLAGCGVAGMFSASADTPAPKAGEAAVSAVGKALEKADFLTKDRPNPKAKYYLFLYSASWCGPCCREMPHVVRTYRKIRQTDDVELVLFSCDKTEEAAKAWAKEERMKFPIVKPKKGNGIPGYKPGGSIPRLGIVDGTGKIIITGHPATLLKDWRKFCKPEEGKK; translated from the coding sequence ATGAAAAAATCCATCAAACTGTGCTCTGTTGCTCTCATGCTCGCCGGATGCGGTGTGGCCGGAATGTTTTCCGCCAGCGCGGATACTCCGGCTCCCAAGGCCGGGGAGGCTGCCGTTTCCGCCGTGGGGAAGGCTCTGGAAAAAGCCGATTTTTTAACCAAGGACAGGCCGAACCCAAAAGCCAAATATTATCTTTTCCTGTATTCCGCCAGTTGGTGCGGCCCCTGCTGCCGGGAAATGCCCCACGTGGTGCGGACCTACCGGAAGATCCGCCAGACCGATGATGTGGAACTGGTGCTGTTTTCCTGTGACAAGACGGAGGAGGCCGCCAAGGCATGGGCCAAGGAGGAACGGATGAAATTCCCCATCGTCAAGCCGAAGAAAGGGAACGGTATTCCCGGTTACAAGCCGGGAGGCTCCATTCCACGGCTGGGAATTGTGGATGGCACGGGCAAGATCATCATCACAGGGCATCCCGCCACGCTTCTGAAAGACTGGCGCAAGTTCTGCAAGCCGGAGGAAGGCAAAAAATAG
- a CDS encoding RluA family pseudouridine synthase produces MNLTTDDADGKIRLDQYLAAHLPELSRSRIQSLIKSGDVLVNGTPAKPKNPVSRGDSITVRIPEPEPAEARPQDIPLDILYEDEDVVVINKESGMVVHPAAGNPDGTIVNALLHHCGDLSGIGGVERPGIVHRLDKDTSGCLVIAKNDGAHQSLTAQFAARSTEKRYLAVVQGIPSQSSGTVFTHIGRHPVNRLKMAVVNPGTGKAAITDYDLLCADPATDSSLVLCTLHTGRTHQIRVHMLHLGHPLIGDPIYAKPARQKAKPGRLMLHAWRLGFDHPRTGKRMEFEAPIPPEYTPWLQLFPNGLYGAVPEPRPVRKNGEQS; encoded by the coding sequence ATGAATCTGACCACGGACGATGCCGACGGGAAAATCCGCCTGGACCAATACCTTGCCGCCCACCTTCCGGAGCTTTCCCGTTCCAGAATCCAGAGCCTGATCAAAAGCGGGGACGTATTGGTCAACGGCACTCCCGCCAAGCCTAAAAACCCAGTTTCCCGCGGTGATTCCATCACCGTCCGCATTCCGGAGCCGGAACCGGCGGAAGCACGGCCGCAGGACATTCCCCTGGACATCCTGTATGAGGATGAAGACGTGGTGGTCATCAACAAGGAAAGCGGCATGGTCGTGCATCCTGCCGCCGGCAACCCGGACGGCACCATCGTGAACGCCCTGCTCCACCATTGCGGGGACCTCTCCGGCATCGGCGGCGTGGAACGCCCCGGCATCGTCCACCGCCTGGACAAGGATACGTCAGGCTGCCTGGTCATTGCCAAGAACGACGGAGCACACCAGTCCCTGACGGCGCAGTTCGCGGCCCGCAGCACGGAAAAACGGTACCTGGCCGTTGTCCAGGGCATTCCCTCCCAAAGCTCCGGCACGGTTTTCACCCACATTGGGCGCCATCCCGTGAACCGCCTGAAAATGGCGGTGGTCAATCCGGGCACCGGGAAAGCCGCCATTACGGACTACGACCTGCTGTGCGCAGACCCGGCCACGGATTCCTCCCTGGTCCTGTGCACGCTCCACACGGGCAGAACCCACCAGATACGCGTGCACATGCTCCATCTGGGCCATCCGCTCATCGGGGACCCCATTTACGCCAAACCCGCCCGGCAGAAGGCGAAACCCGGCAGGCTCATGCTCCACGCGTGGCGGCTGGGCTTCGACCACCCGCGCACGGGAAAGCGCATGGAGTTTGAAGCGCCCATCCCGCCGGAATATACGCCGTGGCTCCAGCTCTTTCCCAACGGGCTTTACGGAGCCGTTCCGGAGCCGCGCCCGGTGAGGAAAAACGGGGAGCAGAGCTGA
- a CDS encoding Nif3-like dinuclear metal center hexameric protein, protein MSIDLQTVTAFLDGILSVDSIPDASRALNGLQLENGGAVSRVAAAVDGSEKAIHAALETGADLLLLHHGIFWQTMQPITGIAYRKLKAAMDGNLAIYAAHLPLDVHPVYGNNALLAKACGIRPCSNEGLDYHGVSLGTHGEFPGTCRELAQRLETVLGASIQTFWADSPAAPAGDVFVCSGGAGDDLVQAAALGCRTYVTGEGSHWNIPMAHELGVNLVFGGHYFTETFGVKALGHLLKDVYGLDYAFIDLPPSAYSH, encoded by the coding sequence ATGAGTATTGATCTGCAAACCGTTACCGCTTTTCTGGACGGAATCCTTTCCGTGGATTCCATTCCGGACGCATCCCGCGCCCTGAACGGCCTTCAACTGGAAAACGGAGGAGCCGTTTCCAGGGTAGCCGCCGCCGTGGACGGCTCGGAGAAGGCTATCCATGCGGCATTGGAGACGGGGGCGGACCTGCTCCTCCTTCATCACGGCATTTTCTGGCAGACCATGCAGCCCATTACCGGCATTGCATACCGGAAGCTGAAAGCCGCCATGGACGGGAACCTGGCGATTTACGCCGCCCACCTTCCTCTGGACGTCCACCCCGTGTACGGAAATAACGCCCTGCTGGCGAAGGCCTGCGGAATCCGGCCATGTTCCAATGAAGGACTGGACTACCACGGCGTTTCCCTGGGTACGCACGGGGAATTCCCCGGCACGTGCCGGGAGCTGGCGCAGCGGCTGGAAACCGTCCTCGGAGCGTCCATTCAAACTTTCTGGGCGGACTCCCCGGCTGCCCCGGCTGGCGACGTCTTCGTCTGCTCCGGAGGAGCCGGGGACGACCTTGTCCAGGCCGCAGCCCTCGGCTGCCGTACCTACGTGACCGGGGAGGGTTCCCACTGGAACATCCCCATGGCCCATGAACTGGGCGTCAATCTGGTCTTCGGCGGCCACTACTTCACGGAGACGTTCGGCGTAAAAGCCCTGGGGCATCTGCTCAAGGACGTTTACGGTCTGGACTATGCCTTCATCGACCTGCCGCCCTCCGCCTACAGCCATTGA
- a CDS encoding alpha-L-fucosidase — MKIATIAALALTLALPSLAQQSATKIVTENGQPTLALDEQFAARLRSGRTEQNAPATVPSEFSAAAPGLPLPADANHAAVKETAEERNRRMEWWRDAKFGMFIHYGLYSGLAGEWKGKPGGSEWIQKNVEVDTDSYAAEALPLFKPKEGLTEEWARLARDAGCQYVVLTSKHHEGFGLFDSAQTDYDSKSAVNRDIIREYVDSCRKRGLKVGLYHSVIDWHHPSYDNTICPDLCYPAGQAEMLKRKNIPRDHAAYQKYLHAQVRELMTRYAPIDIMWWDYSQGAMEGARGWKAPELMDMVRSINPGVIMNNRLYAYSGLNRDQAGTLDLRCGDYITPERFIPRRGYPGVDWESCMTVSDKWGYNRYDTNIKSPETVIEKLVECVTKGGNLLLNVNPMADGTVPEKVAATMRGVGQWLKINGEAVYGTRAFTELDQPASINRQGDIFVFLVPPPDKGPAQPPSEGTMKELTEGAEYARMQPLDSTGYEDEEGTSVSLPAGYSKAVLLGDNTALPVVNGTVLFKAHEHSKTPCSVIKLSK; from the coding sequence ATGAAAATCGCTACGATTGCCGCCCTGGCCCTCACCCTGGCACTTCCCTCTCTGGCCCAGCAGTCCGCCACTAAAATCGTTACGGAGAACGGGCAGCCCACGCTGGCCCTGGATGAACAGTTCGCGGCCCGGCTGCGCAGCGGCAGGACGGAACAAAACGCCCCCGCCACGGTTCCCTCGGAATTCTCGGCAGCCGCCCCCGGACTTCCCCTCCCCGCGGACGCCAACCACGCCGCTGTGAAGGAAACGGCGGAAGAGCGCAACCGTCGCATGGAATGGTGGAGGGACGCCAAATTCGGCATGTTCATCCACTACGGCCTGTATTCCGGGCTGGCCGGGGAATGGAAAGGCAAGCCCGGCGGTTCCGAATGGATTCAGAAAAACGTGGAAGTGGACACGGATTCCTACGCTGCGGAAGCCCTGCCCCTGTTCAAGCCCAAGGAAGGGCTGACGGAAGAATGGGCCCGGCTTGCCCGGGACGCAGGGTGCCAATACGTGGTGCTCACCAGCAAGCATCATGAAGGCTTCGGCCTGTTTGACAGCGCCCAGACGGATTACGACTCCAAAAGCGCCGTGAACCGGGACATTATCCGCGAATACGTGGACTCCTGCCGCAAGCGCGGCTTGAAGGTAGGCCTTTACCACTCCGTCATCGACTGGCACCACCCGTCCTATGACAACACCATCTGCCCGGACCTCTGCTATCCCGCGGGACAGGCGGAAATGCTTAAAAGGAAAAACATCCCGCGGGACCACGCCGCCTACCAGAAGTACCTGCACGCCCAGGTCCGGGAGCTGATGACCCGTTACGCTCCCATTGACATCATGTGGTGGGATTATTCCCAGGGAGCCATGGAAGGGGCCAGGGGCTGGAAAGCGCCGGAACTGATGGACATGGTGCGCTCCATCAATCCCGGCGTCATCATGAACAACCGCCTGTACGCCTATTCCGGCCTGAACCGGGACCAGGCCGGCACGCTGGACCTGCGCTGCGGGGACTACATCACCCCGGAACGCTTCATCCCCCGGCGCGGCTATCCCGGCGTGGACTGGGAATCCTGCATGACGGTGAGCGACAAATGGGGCTACAACCGGTATGACACCAACATCAAGTCTCCGGAAACCGTCATTGAAAAACTGGTGGAATGCGTCACCAAGGGAGGCAACCTCCTGCTGAACGTGAACCCGATGGCGGACGGAACCGTTCCGGAAAAAGTGGCCGCCACCATGCGCGGCGTGGGCCAGTGGCTCAAGATCAACGGGGAGGCCGTGTACGGCACGCGGGCCTTCACGGAACTGGACCAGCCCGCCTCCATCAACCGGCAGGGGGACATCTTCGTCTTCCTGGTTCCGCCGCCGGACAAGGGACCGGCCCAGCCTCCCAGCGAAGGGACCATGAAGGAACTGACGGAAGGCGCGGAATACGCCCGCATGCAGCCGCTGGATTCCACCGGATACGAGGACGAGGAAGGAACCTCCGTCTCCCTCCCCGCAGGCTACTCCAAAGCGGTGCTGCTGGGAGACAACACCGCCCTGCCCGTCGTCAACGGAACGGTTCTGTTCAAGGCGCACGAACACTCCAAAACGCCCTGTTCCGTCATCAAACTGAGCAAATAG